A single window of Watersipora subatra chromosome 9, tzWatSuba1.1, whole genome shotgun sequence DNA harbors:
- the LOC137404780 gene encoding ATP-dependent DNA helicase pif1-like — protein MANLDRLVSSTEPSLTFDQNLVYGKVLKAVDDECEAIFFLDSPGETGRTVLLNLLLAKIRSNRQVTLAVASLGIAATLLEGGRVSHSMFKLPLDIGHLETLVCNICKGTRLAQLLQTTKLIVWDECTMAHKATLEALDRTLKDLYNSDKLMGGVCVLLAGDFHQALSVIPKGTPADELKACLKDSYI, from the coding sequence ATGGCAAATTTAGATAGATTGGTTAGCAGCACAGAACCAAGCCTTACATTTGATCAGAATTTAGTTTatggaaaagttttaaaagctgTGGATGATGAGTGTGAAGCGATCTTTTTCTTGGACTCTCCCGGTGAAACTGGTAGAACTGTCTTGCTCAATCTTTTGCTTGCTAAAATCAGATCTAACCGACAAGTCACACTGGCTGTCGCATCTTTAGGTATAGCCGCTACGTTGCTGGAAGGTGGAAGAGTGTCTCATTCTATGTTTAAACTACCATTAGATATAGGACACCTGGAGACTCTTGTTTGCAACATCTGTAAAGGTACTAGATTGGCTCAATTGTTACAGACCACAAAACTAATTGTTTGGGATGAATGCACAATGGCACATAAAGCAACATTGGAAGCTCTGGATCGCACACTTAAAGACCTTTATAACAGTGACAAGCTTATGGGTGGTGTATGTGTACTTCTTGCTGGCGATTTTCATCAAGCCCTATCGGTCATACCTAAAGGAACGCCAGCTGATGAACTCAAAGCTTGCTTAAAGGATTCTTATATCTAG
- the LOC137404779 gene encoding uncharacterized protein — protein sequence MVFTADQDILAFFGFLVSMVDFHWQSQAKSSRAKAEPSRATLDPAKSNRALPRPSQVEQSPTRTQPSRTEPYPDPANQVEQSPTWTQPSRTEPYPDPAKKNRALPGPSQVEQSPTWTQPSRTEPYPDPAKKNRALLGPSQVEQSPTRTQPSRTEPYPDPAKKNRALTGPSQVEQSPTRTQPSRTEPYPDPAKKNRALPGPSQVEQSPTRTQPSRTEPYPDPANQVEQSPTRTQPRRTEPYPDPAKKNRALPRPSQVEQSPTQTQPSRTEPYPDPAKKNRALPGPSQVEQSPTRTQPSRTEPYLDPAKKNRALPGPSQVEQSPTRTQPSRTEPYPDPAKKNRALPGPSQVEQSPTRTQPSRTEPYPDPAKKNRALPGPSQEEQSPTRYISMNI from the exons ATGGTCTTTACAGCTGACCAAGACATTCTTGCCTTCTTTGGTTTTTTGGTTTCAATGGTTGACTTTCACTGG CAAAGCCAAGCCAAGTCGAGCCGAGCCAAAGCTGAGCCAAGCCGAGCCACGCTGGACCCAGCCAAGTCGAACAGAGCCCTACCCAgacccagccaagtagaacagagcCCTACCCGgacccagccaagtagaacagagcCCTACCCGgacccagccaa ccaagtagaacagagcCCTACCTGgacccagccaagtagaacagagcCCTACCCGGACCCAGCCAAGAAGAACAGAGCCCTACCCGgacccagccaagtagaacagagcCCTACCTGgacccagccaagtagaacagagcCCTACCCGGACCCAGCCAAGAAGAACAGAGCCCTACTCGgacccagccaagtagaacagagcCCTACCCGgacccagccaagtagaacagagcCCTACCCGGACCCAGCCAAGAAGAACAGAGCCCTAACCGgacccagccaagtagaacagagcCCTACCCGgacccagccaagtagaacagagcCCTACCCGGACCCAGCCAAGAAGAACAGAGCCCTACCCGgacccagccaagtagaacagagcCCTACCCGgacccagccaagtagaacagagcCCTACCCGgacccagccaa ccaagtagaacagagcCCTACCCGGACCCAGCCAAGAAGAACAGAGCCCTACCCGGACCCAGCCAAGAAGAACAGAGCCCTACCCAgacccagccaagtagaacagagcCCTACCCAgacccagccaagtagaacagagcCCTACCCGGACCCAGCCAAGAAGAACAGAGCCCTACCCGgacccagccaagtagaacagagcCCTACCCGgacccagccaagtagaacagagcCCTACCTGGACCCAGCCAAGAAGAACAGAGCCCTACCCGgacccagccaagtagaacagagcCCTACCCGgacccagccaagtagaacagagcCCTACCCGGACCCAGCCAAGAAGAACAGAGCCCTACCCGgacccagccaagtagaacagagcCCTACCCGgacccagccaagtagaacagagcCCTACCCGGACCCAGCCAAGAAGAACAGAGCCCTACCCGGACCCAGCCAAGAAGAACAGAGccctacccgctatataagcaTGAACATTTGA